One window from the genome of Anopheles merus strain MAF chromosome 3R, AmerM5.1, whole genome shotgun sequence encodes:
- the LOC121597908 gene encoding SET and MYND domain-containing protein 4-like isoform X3 — protein MFVLSLSAGGYADLFCAAFYLSNNQLHCVRIRTNSSKQSAFYPCIVSLCLCRDLEAATIVFVLINSHKYTPRITPYCVRSFLSEAAMNVLDQEVLDALQREEHCTTHLFEELWTGSLEPALDIAIRHNPHAEHSVQIISRIVEQCLCEFPYREFLQLHNEVKYDEQAAKLRTEGNKMVDPKVKRLYEAVKLYNESITYTKPGSTDRSLAYANRSVVCLQMHRYEECLANIRLAREANYPARLADKLDKREEQAKEELAKSNEKKKKKKKDDLKPELPLSFPGHEHMPHVANCLQLQQNEQYGRHVVTTRRLKVGDVMMLDTPFVKTLQEDCRYVRCDFCHAERPFTLIPCEGCTWVMYCSAECLSKAYDQYHRYECGVMRDAYSVCGRFPATALRATATAISIFDGDLVALQNHLDALDESRVNGFTMDWRTATPKDVYNTVHVLPTNQERRGLVDHTYQILVAILLHKAMVERIELGPKCKASPKMDKFLFDLILRHVQTIRCNHQLLSFYEGQPQEKYFEYKLYGAACYPSVSMLNHSCASNVRRLYLADGRCAMIVIRPIDKDCQLFDSYGLHHLDDDRVLRQRVIQLLFNFQCSCEACTHNYRTFKELSFQYGGDFTLISHIQQEGIYETLATRNRKLALKIMRELQTDLNRKHSRYPSYDVCGKMRCYELSLSLVYVSESFLYCRKCTGILELQHLHPESLS, from the exons ATGTTCGTATTAAGCTTGTCAGCTGGGGGATACGCGGATTTGTTTTGCGCGGctttttatctgtcaaataaTCAGTTGCATTGTGTCCGGATTCGCACGAACAGCTCAAAGCAATCCGCGTTTTATCCTTGCATCGTTAGCCTCTGCTTGTGCAGAGATTTGGAAGCCGCTACAATTGTTTTTGTGCTAATTAACAGCCATAAATACACACCTCGAATTACACCATATTGTGTGCGATCGTTTTTGAGCGAAGCCGCAATGAATGTCCTCGATCAGGAAGTATTGGACGCTCTGCAGCGGGAGGAACACTGTACGACCCATCTGTTCGAAGAACTGTGGACCGGTTCGCTCGAACCTGCTTTGGACATTGCGATTAGACACAATCCTCATGCGGAACATTCGGTACAGATAATCTCTCGGATAGTGGAGCAATGCCTTTGCGAGTTTCCGTATCGAGAATTCCTGCAATTGCACAACGAGGTGAAGTACGATGAGCAAGCGGCGAAGCTGCGCACCGAAGGGAACAAAATGGTTGACCCGAAAGTGAAGCGCCTGTACGAAGCTGTGAAGTTGTACAACGAAAGCATCACGTACACGAAGCCTGGATCGACGGATCGATCGCTAGCCTATGCCAACCGATCAGTAGTGTGTCTGCAGATGCACCGGTACGAGGAGTGTTTGGCGAACATCCGGCTAGCTCGCGAGGCCAACTATCCGGCCCGGTTGGCGGACAAGCTGGACAAACGAGAGGAACAAGCGAAAGAAGAGTTGGCAAAGAGcaacgaaaagaagaagaagaagaagaaagatgatCTGAAGCCAGAACTGCCGTTGAGCTTCCCGGGCCACGAGCACATGCCACACGTGGCCAACTGTCTGCAACTGCAACAGAACGAACAGTACGGACGGCATGTGGTCACCACTCGCCGGCTGAAG GTGGGCGATGTGATGATGCTGGACACGCCGTTCGTGAAAACGCTGCAGGAAGATTGCCGCTATGTGCGGTGTGATTTTTGTCACGCCGAGCGCCCATTCACCCTGATACCGTGTGAAGGGTGTACCTGGGTGATGTACTGTTCGGCGGAATGTTTGAGTAAGGCGTACGACCAGTACCATCGGTATGAGTGTGGCGTCATGCGAGATGCGTACAGTGTTTGTGGAAGATTTCCAGCGACTGCTTTACGCGCGACTGCCACTGCAATCAGTATCTTTGATGGTGACCTAGTGGCATTGCAAAACCATCTGGATGCGCTGGACGAGTCCCGGGTGAACGGATTCACGATGGACTGGAGGACGGCCACACCGAAGGACGTGTACAACACGGTGCACGTGCTGCCAACCAATCAAGAACGACGAGGTTTGGTCGATCATACGTACCAAATCCTTGTTGCGATTCTACTGCATAAAGCTATGGTGGAAAGGATTGAGCTGGGACCAAAGTGCAAAGCAAGCCCTAAAATGGATAAGTTTTTGTTCGATCTGATCCTTCGTCATGTGCAAACCATTCGATGTAATCATCAGTTGTTATCCTTTTACGAGGGTCAACCGCAGGAGAAATATTTCGAATATAAACTATATGGTGCGGCTTGCTATCCGTCGGTCAGCATGTTGAACCATTCCTGTGCCTCGAACGTACGGCGGCTTTATTTGGCCGACGGTCGCTGCGCTATGATCGTTATCCGCCCGATCGACAAGGATTGCCAACTGTTCGATAGTTACGG ATTGCACCACCTCGATGATGATCGGGTACTGAGACAAAGGGTTATTCAATTGCTGTTCAACTTTCAATGTTCGTGTGAAGCATGTACGCACAATTATCGTACATTCAAGGAACTATCATTCCAATATGGAGGTGATTTTACTTTGATAAGTCATATTCAACAGGAAGGGATTTACGAAACCTTAGCAACCCGTAACCGGAAGTTAGCATTAAAGATCATGAGAGAACTGCAAACTGACTTAAACCGTAAGCATAGCCGGTATCCATCCtatgatgtgtgcgggaagatGCGATGTTATGAGCTCTCCTTATCCCTGGTGTACGTGTCGGAAAGTTTCCTGTACTGTAGGAAATGCACGGGTATATTGGAATTACAACACTTGCATCCAGAATCTTTGTCTTAG
- the LOC121597908 gene encoding SET and MYND domain-containing protein 4-like isoform X1: MFVLSLSAGGYADLFCAAFYLSNNQLHCVRIRTNSSKQSAFYPCIVSLCLCRDLEAATIVFVLINSHKYTPRITPYCVRSFLSEAAMNVLDQEVLDALQREEHCTTHLFEELWTGSLEPALDIAIRHNPHAEHSVQIISRIVEQCLCEFPYREFLQLHNEVKYDEQAAKLRTEGNKMVDPKVKRLYEAVKLYNESITYTKPGSTDRSLAYANRSVVCLQMHRYEECLANIRLAREANYPARLADKLDKREEQAKEELAKSNEKKKKKKKDDLKPELPLSFPGHEHMPHVANCLQLQQNEQYGRHVVTTRRLKVGDVVMLDTPFVKTLHDPLRHVRCDFCHAERPFILIPCEGCTWVMYCSAECLSKAYDQYHRYECGVMRDAYSVCGRFPATALRATATAISIFDGDLVALQNHLDALDESRVNGFTMDWRTATPKDVYNTVHVLPTNQERRGLVDHTYQILVAILLHKAMVERIELGPKCKASPKMDKFLFDLILRHVQTIRCNHQLLSFYEGQPQEKYFEYKLYGAACYPSVSMLNHSCASNVRRLYLADGRCAMIVIRPIDKDCQLFDSYGLHHLDDDRVLRQRVIQLLFNFQCSCEACTHNYRTFKELSFQYGGDFTLISHIQQEGIYETLATRNRKLALKIMRELQTDLNRKHSRYPSYDVCGKMRCYELSLSLVYVSESFLYCRKCTGILELQHLHPESLS; encoded by the exons ATGTTCGTATTAAGCTTGTCAGCTGGGGGATACGCGGATTTGTTTTGCGCGGctttttatctgtcaaataaTCAGTTGCATTGTGTCCGGATTCGCACGAACAGCTCAAAGCAATCCGCGTTTTATCCTTGCATCGTTAGCCTCTGCTTGTGCAGAGATTTGGAAGCCGCTACAATTGTTTTTGTGCTAATTAACAGCCATAAATACACACCTCGAATTACACCATATTGTGTGCGATCGTTTTTGAGCGAAGCCGCAATGAATGTCCTCGATCAGGAAGTATTGGACGCTCTGCAGCGGGAGGAACACTGTACGACCCATCTGTTCGAAGAACTGTGGACCGGTTCGCTCGAACCTGCTTTGGACATTGCGATTAGACACAATCCTCATGCGGAACATTCGGTACAGATAATCTCTCGGATAGTGGAGCAATGCCTTTGCGAGTTTCCGTATCGAGAATTCCTGCAATTGCACAACGAGGTGAAGTACGATGAGCAAGCGGCGAAGCTGCGCACCGAAGGGAACAAAATGGTTGACCCGAAAGTGAAGCGCCTGTACGAAGCTGTGAAGTTGTACAACGAAAGCATCACGTACACGAAGCCTGGATCGACGGATCGATCGCTAGCCTATGCCAACCGATCAGTAGTGTGTCTGCAGATGCACCGGTACGAGGAGTGTTTGGCGAACATCCGGCTAGCTCGCGAGGCCAACTATCCGGCCCGGTTGGCGGACAAGCTGGACAAACGAGAGGAACAAGCGAAAGAAGAGTTGGCAAAGAGcaacgaaaagaagaagaagaagaagaaagatgatCTGAAGCCAGAACTGCCGTTGAGCTTCCCGGGCCACGAGCACATGCCACACGTGGCCAACTGTCTGCAACTGCAACAGAACGAACAGTACGGACGGCATGTGGTCACCACTCGCCGGCTGAAGGTGGGCGATGTGGTGATGCTGGACACGCCGTTCGTGAAAACGCTGCACGATCCGCTCCGGCATGTGCGGTGTGATTTTTGTCACGCCGAGCGCCCATTCATCCTGATACCGTGTGAAGG GTGTACCTGGGTGATGTACTGTTCGGCGGAATGTTTGAGTAAGGCGTACGACCAGTACCATCGGTATGAGTGTGGCGTCATGCGAGATGCGTACAGTGTTTGTGGAAGATTTCCAGCGACTGCTTTACGCGCGACTGCCACTGCAATCAGTATCTTTGATGGTGACCTAGTGGCATTGCAAAACCATCTGGATGCGCTGGACGAGTCCCGGGTGAACGGATTCACGATGGACTGGAGGACGGCCACACCGAAGGACGTGTACAACACGGTGCACGTGCTGCCAACCAATCAAGAACGACGAGGTTTGGTCGATCATACGTACCAAATCCTTGTTGCGATTCTACTGCATAAAGCTATGGTGGAAAGGATTGAGCTGGGACCAAAGTGCAAAGCAAGCCCTAAAATGGATAAGTTTTTGTTCGATCTGATCCTTCGTCATGTGCAAACCATTCGATGTAATCATCAGTTGTTATCCTTTTACGAGGGTCAACCGCAGGAGAAATATTTCGAATATAAACTATATGGTGCGGCTTGCTATCCGTCGGTCAGCATGTTGAACCATTCCTGTGCCTCGAACGTACGGCGGCTTTATTTGGCCGACGGTCGCTGCGCTATGATCGTTATCCGCCCGATCGACAAGGATTGCCAACTGTTCGATAGTTACGG ATTGCACCACCTCGATGATGATCGGGTACTGAGACAAAGGGTTATTCAATTGCTGTTCAACTTTCAATGTTCGTGTGAAGCATGTACGCACAATTATCGTACATTCAAGGAACTATCATTCCAATATGGAGGTGATTTTACTTTGATAAGTCATATTCAACAGGAAGGGATTTACGAAACCTTAGCAACCCGTAACCGGAAGTTAGCATTAAAGATCATGAGAGAACTGCAAACTGACTTAAACCGTAAGCATAGCCGGTATCCATCCtatgatgtgtgcgggaagatGCGATGTTATGAGCTCTCCTTATCCCTGGTGTACGTGTCGGAAAGTTTCCTGTACTGTAGGAAATGCACGGGTATATTGGAATTACAACACTTGCATCCAGAATCTTTGTCTTAG
- the LOC121597908 gene encoding SET and MYND domain-containing protein 4-like isoform X4 translates to MNVLDQEVLDALQREEHCTTHLFEELWTGSLEPALDIAIRHNPHAEHSVQIISRIVEQCLCEFPYREFLQLHNEVKYDEQAAKLRTEGNKMVDPKVKRLYEAVKLYNESITYTKPGSTDRSLAYANRSVVCLQMHRYEECLANIRLAREANYPARLADKLDKREEQAKEELAKSNEKKKKKKKDDLKPELPLSFPGHEHMPHVANCLQLQQNEQYGRHVVTTRRLKVGDVVMLDTPFVKTLHDPLRHVRCDFCHAERPFILIPCEGCTWVMYCSAECLGKAYSQYHRYECGVMRDLWRVAGKCPMTAVRTVASAFGTFDDDPDALQAHLDELDEPQVNGFTMDWRTATPKDVYNTVHVLSTNQERRPFMQLVFMVYLAIIIHKLMLERTELGPRSRDKPSIGKLLFDLILRHVQVIRINRQFLSFYEHRPDRQRFQAKEYGTACYSLVSMFNHSCASNVRRLILRDGRCAMIVIRPIGPGEQLFDSYGLHHFSFERSHRQKGTFVMFNFECSCEACASNYPTLNQIVNQQSRAPMPMADAMELCSFEEVLETHDPKLALEVKAKLQTDLNRRARRYPAGEIMLRMFNYDFSLFVAYQYTSESYNYWEYCNP, encoded by the exons ATGAATGTCCTCGATCAGGAAGTATTGGACGCTCTGCAGCGGGAGGAACACTGTACGACCCATCTGTTCGAAGAACTGTGGACCGGTTCGCTCGAACCTGCTTTGGACATTGCGATTAGACACAATCCTCATGCGGAACATTCGGTACAGATAATCTCTCGGATAGTGGAGCAATGCCTTTGCGAGTTTCCGTATCGAGAATTCCTGCAATTGCACAACGAGGTGAAGTACGATGAGCAAGCGGCGAAGCTGCGCACCGAAGGGAACAAAATGGTTGACCCGAAAGTGAAGCGCCTGTACGAAGCTGTGAAGTTGTACAACGAAAGCATCACGTACACGAAGCCTGGATCGACGGATCGATCGCTAGCCTATGCCAACCGATCAGTAGTGTGTCTGCAGATGCACCGGTACGAGGAGTGTTTGGCGAACATCCGGCTAGCTCGCGAGGCCAACTATCCGGCCCGGTTGGCGGACAAGCTGGACAAACGAGAGGAACAAGCGAAAGAAGAGTTGGCAAAGAGcaacgaaaagaagaagaagaagaagaaagatgatCTGAAGCCAGAACTGCCGTTGAGCTTCCCGGGCCACGAGCACATGCCACACGTGGCCAACTGTCTGCAACTGCAACAGAACGAACAGTACGGACGGCATGTGGTCACCACTCGCCGGCTGAAGGTGGGCGATGTGGTGATGCTGGACACGCCGTTCGTGAAAACGCTGCACGATCCGCTCCGGCATGTGCGGTGTGATTTTTGTCACGCCGAGCGCCCATTCATCCTGATACCGTGTGAAGGGTGTACCTGGGTGATGTACTGTTCGGCGGAATGTTTGGGCAAGGCGTACAGCCAGTACCATCGGTATGAGTGTGGCGTCATGCGGGACCTGTGGCGAGTGGCGGGAAAATGTCCCATGACGGCGGTACGCACCGTAGCCTCCGCGTTCGGCACGTTCGATGACGATCCGGACGCACTGCAAGCGCATCTGGACGAGCTGGATGAGCCGCAGGTGAATGGATTCACGATGGACTGGCGAACGGCCACACCAAAGGATGTGTACAACACGGTGCACGTGCTGTCGACTAACCAAGAGCGCCGACCGTTTATGCAGCTGGTGTTCATGGTATACCTGGCGATCATTATACACAAGCTCATGCTGGAAAGGACTGAGCTGGGACCGCGTAGCCGCGATAAGCCCAGCATAGGCAAGCTGCTGTTCGATTTGATCCTTCGCCACGTGCAAGTGATACGAATTAATCGGCAATTTTTGTCCTTCTACGAGCACCGCCCGGACAGGCAGCGGTTCCAGGCGAAAGAATACGGAACGGCTTGCTATTCGTTGGTTAGCATGTTTAACCATTCCTGTGCCTCGAACGTACGGCGGCTTATTTTGCGCGACGGCCGCTGCGCTATGATCGTTATTCGCCCGATCGGGCCGGGTGAACAGCTGTTCGATAGTTACGG GTTGCATCACTTTTCGTTTGAACGGTCACACAGACAAAAAGGCACGTTCGTAATGTTCAACTTTGAATGCTCCTGTGAAGCCTGTGCATCGAATTATCCGACACTAAATCAAATAGTTAACCAGCAGTCAAGAGCACCTATGCCTATGGCCGATGCGATGGAACTGTGCTCGTTTGAGGAAGTTTTGGAAACGCATGACCCGAAGCTGGCACTAGAGGTGAAGGCTAAGCTGCAAACGGATCTAAACCGTAGGGCACGTCGATATCCGGCGGGCGAAATAATGTTGAGAATGTTTAATTACGACTTTAGCCTTTTTGTTGCGTATCAGTATACGTCCGAGAGCTACAACTACTGGGAGTACTGCAACCCGTAA
- the LOC121597908 gene encoding SET and MYND domain-containing protein 4-like isoform X5, translated as MFVLSLSAGGYADLFCAAFYLSNNQLHCVRIRTNSSKQSAFYPCIVSLCLCRDLEAATIVFVLINSHKYTPRITPYCVRSFLSEAAMNVLDQEVLDALQREEHCTTHLFEELWTGSLEPALDIAIRHNPHAEHSVQIISRIVEQCLCEFPYREFLQLHNEVKYDEQAAKLRTEGNKMVDPKVKRLYEAVKLYNESITYTKPGSTDRSLAYANRSVVCLQMHRYEECLANIRLAREANYPARLADKLDKREEQAKEELAKSNEKKKKKKKDDLKPELPLSFPGHEHMPHVANCLQLQQNEQYGRHVVTTRRLKVGDVVMLDTPFVKTLHDPLRHVRCDFCHAERPFILIPCEGCTWVMYCSAECLSKAYDQYHRYECGVMRDAYSVCGRFPATALRATATAISIFDGDLVALQNHLDALDESRVNGFTMDWRTATPKDVYNTVHVLPTNQERRGLVDHTYQILVAILLHKAMVERIELGPKCKASPKMDKFLFDLILRHVQTIRCNHQLLSFYEGQPQEKYFEYKLYGAACYPSVSMLNHSCASNVRRLYLADGRCAMIVIRPIDKDCQLFDSYGLHHLDDDRVLRQRVIQLLFNFQCSCEACTHNYRTFKELSFQYGGDFTLISHIQQEGIYETLATRNRKLALKIMRELQTDLNLSFETVQ; from the exons ATGTTCGTATTAAGCTTGTCAGCTGGGGGATACGCGGATTTGTTTTGCGCGGctttttatctgtcaaataaTCAGTTGCATTGTGTCCGGATTCGCACGAACAGCTCAAAGCAATCCGCGTTTTATCCTTGCATCGTTAGCCTCTGCTTGTGCAGAGATTTGGAAGCCGCTACAATTGTTTTTGTGCTAATTAACAGCCATAAATACACACCTCGAATTACACCATATTGTGTGCGATCGTTTTTGAGCGAAGCCGCAATGAATGTCCTCGATCAGGAAGTATTGGACGCTCTGCAGCGGGAGGAACACTGTACGACCCATCTGTTCGAAGAACTGTGGACCGGTTCGCTCGAACCTGCTTTGGACATTGCGATTAGACACAATCCTCATGCGGAACATTCGGTACAGATAATCTCTCGGATAGTGGAGCAATGCCTTTGCGAGTTTCCGTATCGAGAATTCCTGCAATTGCACAACGAGGTGAAGTACGATGAGCAAGCGGCGAAGCTGCGCACCGAAGGGAACAAAATGGTTGACCCGAAAGTGAAGCGCCTGTACGAAGCTGTGAAGTTGTACAACGAAAGCATCACGTACACGAAGCCTGGATCGACGGATCGATCGCTAGCCTATGCCAACCGATCAGTAGTGTGTCTGCAGATGCACCGGTACGAGGAGTGTTTGGCGAACATCCGGCTAGCTCGCGAGGCCAACTATCCGGCCCGGTTGGCGGACAAGCTGGACAAACGAGAGGAACAAGCGAAAGAAGAGTTGGCAAAGAGcaacgaaaagaagaagaagaagaagaaagatgatCTGAAGCCAGAACTGCCGTTGAGCTTCCCGGGCCACGAGCACATGCCACACGTGGCCAACTGTCTGCAACTGCAACAGAACGAACAGTACGGACGGCATGTGGTCACCACTCGCCGGCTGAAGGTGGGCGATGTGGTGATGCTGGACACGCCGTTCGTGAAAACGCTGCACGATCCGCTCCGGCATGTGCGGTGTGATTTTTGTCACGCCGAGCGCCCATTCATCCTGATACCGTGTGAAGG GTGTACCTGGGTGATGTACTGTTCGGCGGAATGTTTGAGTAAGGCGTACGACCAGTACCATCGGTATGAGTGTGGCGTCATGCGAGATGCGTACAGTGTTTGTGGAAGATTTCCAGCGACTGCTTTACGCGCGACTGCCACTGCAATCAGTATCTTTGATGGTGACCTAGTGGCATTGCAAAACCATCTGGATGCGCTGGACGAGTCCCGGGTGAACGGATTCACGATGGACTGGAGGACGGCCACACCGAAGGACGTGTACAACACGGTGCACGTGCTGCCAACCAATCAAGAACGACGAGGTTTGGTCGATCATACGTACCAAATCCTTGTTGCGATTCTACTGCATAAAGCTATGGTGGAAAGGATTGAGCTGGGACCAAAGTGCAAAGCAAGCCCTAAAATGGATAAGTTTTTGTTCGATCTGATCCTTCGTCATGTGCAAACCATTCGATGTAATCATCAGTTGTTATCCTTTTACGAGGGTCAACCGCAGGAGAAATATTTCGAATATAAACTATATGGTGCGGCTTGCTATCCGTCGGTCAGCATGTTGAACCATTCCTGTGCCTCGAACGTACGGCGGCTTTATTTGGCCGACGGTCGCTGCGCTATGATCGTTATCCGCCCGATCGACAAGGATTGCCAACTGTTCGATAGTTACGG ATTGCACCACCTCGATGATGATCGGGTACTGAGACAAAGGGTTATTCAATTGCTGTTCAACTTTCAATGTTCGTGTGAAGCATGTACGCACAATTATCGTACATTCAAGGAACTATCATTCCAATATGGAGGTGATTTTACTTTGATAAGTCATATTCAACAGGAAGGGATTTACGAAACCTTAGCAACCCGTAACCGGAAGTTAGCATTAAAGATCATGAGAGAACTGCAAACTGACTTAAACC
- the LOC121597908 gene encoding SET and MYND domain-containing protein 4-like isoform X2, whose translation MFVLSLSAGGYADLFCAAFYLSNNQLHCVRIRTNSSKQSAFYPCIVSLCLCRDLEAATIVFVLINSHKYTPRITPYCVRSFLSEAAMNVLDQEVLDALQREEHCTTHLFEELWTGSLEPALDIAIRHNPHAEHSVQIISRIVEQCLCEFPYREFLQLHNEVKYDEQAAKLRTEGNKMVDPKVKRLYEAVKLYNESITYTKPGSTDRSLAYANRSVVCLQMHRYEECLANIRLAREANYPARLADKLDKREEQAKEELAKSNEKKKKKKKDDLKPELPLSFPGHEHMPHVANCLQLQQNEQYGRHVVTTRRLKVGDVVMLDTPFVKTLHDPLRHVRCDFCHAERPFTLIPCEGCTWVMYCSAECLSKAYDQYHRYECGVMRDAYSVCGRFPATALRATATAISIFDGDLVALQNHLDALDESRVNGFTMDWRTATPKDVYNTVHVLPTNQERRGLVDHTYQILVAILLHKAMVERIELGPKCKASPKMDKFLFDLILRHVQTIRCNHQLLSFYEGQPQEKYFEYKLYGAACYPSVSMLNHSCASNVRRLYLADGRCAMIVIRPIDKDCQLFDSYGLHHLDDDRVLRQRVIQLLFNFQCSCEACTHNYRTFKELSFQYGGDFTLISHIQQEGIYETLATRNRKLALKIMRELQTDLNRKHSRYPSYDVCGKMRCYELSLSLVYVSESFLYCRKCTGILELQHLHPESLS comes from the exons ATGTTCGTATTAAGCTTGTCAGCTGGGGGATACGCGGATTTGTTTTGCGCGGctttttatctgtcaaataaTCAGTTGCATTGTGTCCGGATTCGCACGAACAGCTCAAAGCAATCCGCGTTTTATCCTTGCATCGTTAGCCTCTGCTTGTGCAGAGATTTGGAAGCCGCTACAATTGTTTTTGTGCTAATTAACAGCCATAAATACACACCTCGAATTACACCATATTGTGTGCGATCGTTTTTGAGCGAAGCCGCAATGAATGTCCTCGATCAGGAAGTATTGGACGCTCTGCAGCGGGAGGAACACTGTACGACCCATCTGTTCGAAGAACTGTGGACCGGTTCGCTCGAACCTGCTTTGGACATTGCGATTAGACACAATCCTCATGCGGAACATTCGGTACAGATAATCTCTCGGATAGTGGAGCAATGCCTTTGCGAGTTTCCGTATCGAGAATTCCTGCAATTGCACAACGAGGTGAAGTACGATGAGCAAGCGGCGAAGCTGCGCACCGAAGGGAACAAAATGGTTGACCCGAAAGTGAAGCGCCTGTACGAAGCTGTGAAGTTGTACAACGAAAGCATCACGTACACGAAGCCTGGATCGACGGATCGATCGCTAGCCTATGCCAACCGATCAGTAGTGTGTCTGCAGATGCACCGGTACGAGGAGTGTTTGGCGAACATCCGGCTAGCTCGCGAGGCCAACTATCCGGCCCGGTTGGCGGACAAGCTGGACAAACGAGAGGAACAAGCGAAAGAAGAGTTGGCAAAGAGcaacgaaaagaagaagaagaagaagaaagatgatCTGAAGCCAGAACTGCCGTTGAGCTTCCCGGGCCACGAGCACATGCCACACGTGGCCAACTGTCTGCAACTGCAACAGAACGAACAGTACGGACGGCATGTGGTCACCACTCGCCGGCTGAAGGTGGGCGATGTGGTGATGCTGGACACGCCGTTCGTGAAAACGCTGCACGATCCGCTCCGGCAT GTGCGGTGTGATTTTTGTCACGCCGAGCGCCCATTCACCCTGATACCGTGTGAAGGGTGTACCTGGGTGATGTACTGTTCGGCGGAATGTTTGAGTAAGGCGTACGACCAGTACCATCGGTATGAGTGTGGCGTCATGCGAGATGCGTACAGTGTTTGTGGAAGATTTCCAGCGACTGCTTTACGCGCGACTGCCACTGCAATCAGTATCTTTGATGGTGACCTAGTGGCATTGCAAAACCATCTGGATGCGCTGGACGAGTCCCGGGTGAACGGATTCACGATGGACTGGAGGACGGCCACACCGAAGGACGTGTACAACACGGTGCACGTGCTGCCAACCAATCAAGAACGACGAGGTTTGGTCGATCATACGTACCAAATCCTTGTTGCGATTCTACTGCATAAAGCTATGGTGGAAAGGATTGAGCTGGGACCAAAGTGCAAAGCAAGCCCTAAAATGGATAAGTTTTTGTTCGATCTGATCCTTCGTCATGTGCAAACCATTCGATGTAATCATCAGTTGTTATCCTTTTACGAGGGTCAACCGCAGGAGAAATATTTCGAATATAAACTATATGGTGCGGCTTGCTATCCGTCGGTCAGCATGTTGAACCATTCCTGTGCCTCGAACGTACGGCGGCTTTATTTGGCCGACGGTCGCTGCGCTATGATCGTTATCCGCCCGATCGACAAGGATTGCCAACTGTTCGATAGTTACGG ATTGCACCACCTCGATGATGATCGGGTACTGAGACAAAGGGTTATTCAATTGCTGTTCAACTTTCAATGTTCGTGTGAAGCATGTACGCACAATTATCGTACATTCAAGGAACTATCATTCCAATATGGAGGTGATTTTACTTTGATAAGTCATATTCAACAGGAAGGGATTTACGAAACCTTAGCAACCCGTAACCGGAAGTTAGCATTAAAGATCATGAGAGAACTGCAAACTGACTTAAACCGTAAGCATAGCCGGTATCCATCCtatgatgtgtgcgggaagatGCGATGTTATGAGCTCTCCTTATCCCTGGTGTACGTGTCGGAAAGTTTCCTGTACTGTAGGAAATGCACGGGTATATTGGAATTACAACACTTGCATCCAGAATCTTTGTCTTAG